One stretch of Nicotiana tabacum cultivar K326 chromosome 18, ASM71507v2, whole genome shotgun sequence DNA includes these proteins:
- the LOC107797283 gene encoding basic transcription factor 3: protein MNVEKLRKMAGSVRTGGKGTMRRKKKAVHKTTTTDDKRLQSTLKRIGVNAIPAIEEVNIFKEDVVIQFINPKVQASIAANTWVVSGSPQTKKLQDILPQIIHQLGPDNLENLKKLAEQFQKQGAAAGTGEAAGAAAAQEDDDDEVPDLVAGETFEGAAEEGHTS from the exons ATGAATGTAGAAAAGCTGCGTAAGATGGCCGGTTCGGTCAGAACTGGTGGAAAGGGTACCATGAGAAG AAAGAAGAAGGCCGTTCACAAAACAACTACAACCGATGACAAAAGACTACAGAGCACCTTGAAAAGAATAGGTGTCAATGCCATTCCTGCTATTGAAGAAGTCAACATTTTCAAGGAGGATGTTGTTATCCAATTCATTAACCCCAAAG TTCAAGCATCTATTGCTGCAAACACATGGGTCGTTAGTGGTTCCCCCCAGACAAAGA AATTGCAGGATATCCTTCCTCAAATTATTCACCAATTGG GTCCTGATAATTTGGAGAATTTGAAGAAGTTGGCTGAGCAGTTCCAGAAGCAGGGTGCTGCTGCAGGTACAGGTGAGGCTGCAGGTGCGGCCGCAGCACAGGAAGACGATGATGATGAAGTACCAGATCTCGTGGCTGGTGAAACTTTTGAAGGTGCTGCCGAGGAGGGTCACACTTCTTGA